A stretch of the Musa acuminata AAA Group cultivar baxijiao chromosome BXJ2-7, Cavendish_Baxijiao_AAA, whole genome shotgun sequence genome encodes the following:
- the LOC103992161 gene encoding NAC domain-containing protein 92, with protein MPSIFSFLRSTSKLQHNLVQFHMEDDCMGLPPGFRFHPTDEEIITHYLSPKVIDKSFSARAMGEVDLNKCEPWDLPTKARMGEKEWYFFCQRDRKYPTGMRTNRATEAGYWKATGKDKEIYKGRVELVGMKKTLVFYRGRAPKGQKTNWVMHEFRLDGKFPFPNIPKSAKAEWVVCKVFHKKMGTKSSIPPPESQGANSLAEGFFDTATTLPPLMDPPYPKTNAIPTFSAMMGMEDRQVMNQLVISNPPQNSASHPHLLPQSSYYLHQQEAMLRALAAVNDASSSCPSQDTDHSTGRTTEISSMASARFGDFVHPSSGPVMDLDSIWDLK; from the exons ATGCCCTCTATTTTCTCCTTTCTTAGATCCACCTCGAAATTACAGCACAATTTG GTGCAATTCCACATGGAGGACGACTGCATGGGCTTGCCCCCTGGCTTCAGATTCCATCCCACGGATGAGGAGATCATAACTCACTACCTCTCGCCCAAGGTGATCGACAAGAGCTTCAGTGCAAGAGCTATGGGAGAGGTGGACCTCAACAAGTGCGAGCCATGGGATCTTCCAA CCAAGGCAAGGATGGGAGAGAAGGAATGGTACTTCTTCTGCCAGAGGGACAGGAAGTACCCGACTGGCATGAGGACCAACAGGGCCACAGAAGCCGGCTATTGGAAGGCCACAGGAAAAGATAAGGAGATATATAAGGGGAGAGTAGAGCTCGTTGGCATGAAGAAGACACTGGTGTTCTACAGAGGAAGAGCTCCCAAAGGACAGAAGACTAATTGGGTGATGCATGAATTCAGGCTCGATGGCAAGTTCCCATTCCCCAATATCCCAAAATCTGCAAAG GCTGAATGGGTCGTCTGTAAAGTCTTTCACAAGAAGATGGGGACGAAGAGCAGCATACCACCACCTGAATCACAAGGGGCTAATTCTCTTGCAGAAGGTTTCTTTGACACTGCTACTACATTGCCCCCTCTCATGGATCCTCCTTACCCGAAAACCAACGCGATTCCTACCTTCTCCGCCATGATGGGGATGGAGGATAGACAAGTCATGAATCAGCTAGTGATCTCAAATCCACCTCAGAATTCAGCCTCCCATCCACACCTTCTTCCTCAAAGCTCTTATTATTTGCACCAACAAGAAGCAATGCTGAGAGCCTTAGCTGCTGTCAACGATGCATCTTCTTCCTGCCCCTCGCAAGACACAGACCACAGTACCGGTCGCACCACCGAGATATCTTCGATGGCGTCGGCACGCTTCGGTGACTTTGTGCATCCTTCATCTGGACCAGTGATGGATTTGGATAGCATTTGGGATCTCAAGTAA